The nucleotide sequence TTCACCTCCTACAGTCTACAGATGATGTGGGCTGGGAACAGGACAAACAACTTAGGAACTTTAGAGCAGGGATCCCAAAGCTTATGTGAATTAGTTTTAATACTTACTGAGCTAATGCCAGGTAAATTCAAGAGATACCCAAGGACCGGCACTCTTCTAATAAAACCAACCACCACAGGGAAAAAGCCCCTTTAAACAAAGAGTCACAGGTTAGATATGACAGCATTACAACCCAAACTGCTCATGTTTTGTACCCAAAAATGCACTCTCTCTCATACAGCATTTGCTCCCCCACGCCCTTTCAGGGTAAGTAATATACCGGTACTCTTAACAAAATCCTTATACATTTCAGGCAACTTCAAATGTCAATAGACTTCCTACATGGAAACAGCTTCTTGTAGGAAAATGCATGAAAGCCACATATAGATGGCATAAATCTAATTTTGCAACAAGTATACCTGCATATACTGTACACAAAGCAGCATGGTTATGTGAGAAATAAGTTATATGCAAGAATCCAATCCAAGCGCAACTTTCTAGGTTCTTTTCCTCTAAATGGAAAAGCAATTGCTGTGTAAAGAACACGAGAGGTAAAATATCAAATCAAGTGGAGTAAGATTAATAACCAGTAGGAGTCCTAAGGCAAACCTATGCATCTGCCATCGATACATCCTTTACAAAGAAGGATTAAGGGATTCAACTGAATGCTTTTGTTCTGGTTAACCTCTGTTGGGATTCCCATACATGCTCATCATTTGATGTCTGCAGCATCAAGTGTCAGCTTTTGTGAATGAGCCATCACAGATGCAATCAAGATGCAACAACACTGATGCATATGCTTCTGTCCCTGTTTTGAGAATCTCCCCTTGCTGACCTGAGTGAGCCATACATACTACCTCTAACTAACAGTAGTTGGAATTTACCAGGCTCCTGGTTAACAAACCAGTTTCAAACCCTGTTTCCAATTCCTGCTGAAGAGGGAATTCTGGTTAGCATTTGCTCCGGTGTCAATGCAAAACTGTTAAGGCTGGATGGTGAATTTTGAAGGGAGGGGGACAATTTCCTCAAGAGTTCTGCTTGATGaatctctctcacatacacacacacacacacacaacctctcatgtacaaaacaatttttttcagTGTCAAAAGCATTCCACATTAGAAAAAATCATTGCtgcacaaaacaaaagcaaagaccAGCGAAGAAATCTTACCTGAATAAGAGAAAGAAGCCATAAATTTCAAGGACCATTCCTATCAAGGGCCAGCCAATAAGAACTATAAGTACACCACCCAGAAAGAAGCCTGTGGCTTTCACTTTGTGTTTCTGGAAGAAGAATCTGAATGTCCTTTCTAAACCAATCACAAAAGCCAGGCCAGCCACGAATAAAACCTACAAAAAATAATTTCATGATGAATAAAAAAGTATTTGAACACACCTTCAgaaattttaaaaggggaaataaacTATATTTTACTAAAAGTTCTGTTGAAATGAATATGACTTAGTCATATTCATTTCAATTTTTCAATGGGTTTAGTAAGACTTAGCTGAATTCCACCCTGGGTattcataaaacataaaaaaacagatGTCCAAAACCAGAATGCAGTCTCTTGTTACCACTATGACACTAATTAACTCTGGAAGGAAGCATGAATGTGTAAAAGGGATTTTTCACAATGCTGGCACAATACAAAAGCAGACTTCATTGTAGCAAATAAATTAATTTGTAAGCACTTAATGTGAGTGGTGGTAGCATGACTTTAAGAACAATTTGTGCTGGAAAAAGGGCATTACATTGGAAAAAAGTTTGTGATTTAATCAAGCAGCGGAAAAACTGATGCACCTGGACTTCATCAAGGCTTCCAGCCTAGTCCCAAACAACGGTACTGTAAGCTTACAAACAACTACAGGGTGGTAATTAACTACGTTGAAACATGGTAGTAAGAAGTGTAACAATAAAGTAATGATAGTCTAACTGGACCAAAGGATCTACTGCCATTCTGCAGGGTCAGTCCTGGTACCATTTTTTGAAACCCAAATTACTGGCCAGGTTCTGGAATAGAAGAAATCCATATTGAATAGGGAGTTCAAATCAGTTTGATCAATCCTATATTTATCGCAACAAAATATGCACTTTTATTGTGAGCGCATCCTCGTGATAAAGAAGGAAAGCTAAAAATCAAAGACTGATCTAGAAAGGAGTTTCTGGCATATGGGAGCTGCACCAACTGCCAAGTGGAAATAAGCCTTTTAACTATAGAGACTTTTAATTCACTACCTCTAGCTATTTGTAGAAATTAAATATTTACAATACTAATTAATGTGGCTAACTGATTAGGTGGCAGGCTGGTGCTTAAGGCTCCATAGCCTAATGTTCTACTCAATTACACTGAGATAAATGAAGCCTTCTTGGTGTTGCTGTTCCTGGGTGCTGATCTGTGACAGGGCCTTCTTTATAACAGTAACCCACTTATGGAATGCCCTTCTTTGTGaagtgtgtctgtctctctcattCATTTTTAGgcagcattttaaaacattattgtTCATCAAAGTGTTTGGTGgttgaaagtattttttttataccGACTTTAGACAATATTAGTTCTGaggatgtttgttttgttttcagatgtTTTAAACATTTAGAATTGTCAGATACCACCCAGGGTACAAAGCTGTTCAACATTTTTCACAACACACTTTGCTGTGGAGAGGGAAGGCATCAACCAAGCTACAATGCCTTCCTCAACTATACATGGTCAAGGTGATCCTATGATTCTCCAGTGTACCCTAGACTAGGTGTTCCTCAAGATTTAactccccccccaacaaggtTATGCATCCCACTACACTGCATATTCAGAGAGAAGCACATGCACAATTCATGTAAATATCATGCAAAATATCACTTACATTCCCAATAGCCAAAAGTGCTTTGTCAAAAAATAGGATCAtcccaaagaaaaggaaaaacactcCAAAACCTGTGAGACCCATTCCAATTTCTGCAATAAAAATGGAGAGAGTTAGTATTATGTAGCCCCCAAAagcacataataataaaatacacagAACCTTCTTCTGCAAGCTACGGTCACAACATTCGCTGGTGTGTTTTTAAAACGAGCTCTCCCCCACAGCTGCACATGACATTTGACCTCTTTCAGGCAGGAAACATGTAATGATGCAGGGAGCTGCTTCATAACGTAAGAGTTTTCTTGCTGGATCTAAGGGTCCATCAAATATTGTACTCTGGGCTCaaccagacttccttttgtgcaatGTATCTAGGCACAGCTCTGTGTTTTAAAACTCTGCGTCTGAGTGCTTTTGCTTTTTTAGCCCTGGTGCTTTCCCCGTGAAAATCCACTTTACCATTGAATCCATGAAAGAAAAAGTACTTGGACACTGAGCTTTAAAGTAAGAACTTGTGCCTTGAAAGCGCAGGGCGAAAGGTAAGTGTAGATGAGCAAACACACTGGGTTAGAGATGAAGCTATAATCATACTTTTTCCTTATGTTTTCTGCTTCACACCTACAACACCATTAATTTAATATGTTTGGTAACTGTATTATGATCTCTTCAGGAGAGTAACCAGGATGCAATTTATACATGATTGAAGTAAAAATGGATCATCCAGTGCATTCTCTTTCAAAATAGAATTGGCAATATCTTGTTTAAAGAAAAAGTGCcatgtctcctctcctctctcaaaGCCCTGCTAAATGCACAAAACTACTAGTAAGCATGACTTGGAAAAAGGACTGAACACCTGCAAGTCACAGGACTGCATATGTATATACACAATTAACAGATATAATTTATCCGGTTTACCTACTTGTATGACTTTCACACAAACCTATCTGATTAAAGAAGAGATAAGTGGCTAAGTTTGAACCATTAATTTGAGAAGCTTGTTTCAAACTGCTGCTTTTTCTGGAAACAAAAAGGCTGCACTATTAGGGACATTGGCAACAAGTAGACgggattttttccccccagaggATTAGTGTCAAGTGTATTTATGTACCTGCCCACAGCAAAATGGAAATAGTCCTTACTGAATAAGCTGAATAACTTTTAAGTACTGTATCAGTTTCACCAGAAAGCTAAATCTCTGTTTAAAAGAAATTGGATTTCATTTTCAGCCAGAGATTATTTTTGCAAGTTTCATTCAGTCCAAATACTCTATAGGATAAATTCAAAGCCTCTGCAGTCACTATCTCATCTAAACAGCTGTACAATAACACTGTCAAGaactaggtttttaaaaaattattaatgaATTGCTTTATGAATCACAACAAAAATGAGATGGATCATGTCTTCTGTCTTGGAAAAGTTATGAACAGCTCTTAACAGAGGGTCTGGACCAATACCCgaagaaaaaattaaaactattttgATTTTTCCAATCAAAAAATCTAAATGGAAAAATAAGCCCTGCAAATAGAAGTCTGACTTCTTATCACATAATGTATGTGTTAAAAAAGACATAGTTCAAACAGTTCAAACAAGATCTATGATAAATTTTGTATTCAgggattaccatatttttccgtttataagactatattttttgaagtttaaaataaggggtcgtcttatacacggatagtgcatggtgcattttcttaattttggatttaaaaaagtaggggccgtcttatacatgggggtgcgtcttatacacagaaaaatatggtatatcttCTTAAGGAGTCCTCAATTGATCAATATATTACACAAAACAGTGTTCAAATCATGGAAGAAAGGTAAGCAAGTCCCTGATGGAACCCGTAAGTCCCAAACAAAATACCCAAAATTTTAGTCAAATCATGGTTCCGCTGAAAGCTAAAAACAGTGATTAAGGGGTTAATAATAAGTGGTAAAGGATGCAAACCTTCTCTTACCCATGTACTGGAGCAATGCAGAAAGATAAGTTTTTTGAGGTGTAGCCCTCTGAAACCCcaaaatttacattaaaaaacccccacTGTGATCCCATGATGCCAGAAGGTTTTGTTTCTGCCTCCCCGCCATgccttacttttttcttttttttaaagcattgtttaCTGACTGCAGCCATAAGGTCTCCTGTTCCTAAACGCTTAATGCCAAAAGTGTTTGCACCCCCCAAAttgtgttcattttaaaaaataaatgaccaCACCCACTTTTACACTTCAGCTTGAGGATTAGCTGTGGGTCAGTATGGCCATTGGTGCAAAAGGGTCAGCCATCCCTGAGCTAGGCAGTGCTTTGAGGATATTATTTTTCTATGCAGCAATAGTACACACACTATTCCAACATTCTTTGCCATCCACAAATAACCAACGACAATTAAAATTAAGCTTCATCACTTTCATCTTTGAGGATCACCCCATCCTTAGTGGCATCAACCAACTAGTGTACTAGAAGAAACCTAAATTACTGCTGTACCACAAAAGCAATCCTACACGTATGATCTCCTCTCAGGCAAAACACCAACATTTAAATATAAGGAACATGATCAAGTTTTAGTGCATTGTTATAAGAATATACAAATGCTTCTAAACACTCCTTTAGTTCTCACCACATGACTATGCAAGatatttgtgcagaaatgaaGCATACAAAGATGCCTCTATGGCAATTGTGCATAATTTTAATTCTTGGCTTTAACTGTCATAACAAAGCAGATGCTAGCTTGGACTTTCATATTTATGAAATAGCTCCTTTCAACATGTCTCAACTGTGTCATTGCATCACAAATCTCACTTTCACATTAATAGTGTACACCTCCTAATTATGCAACATCTATGAGTAATAATGGGATAGATTTATTTTAGAATAAAGCATCAACCAATGCAGTACCAGTTTGTTCAACTGATAGAATCACACTGCACAGAAAAGGTTGCTCCTCTGAAGTTTTTTAAAACTGTGGGCAGTGTAAAATATATGTCTACCAGAAACACACCCCATTTAGTTCAGTAGGGGTTACTCCCAAGTCAGGGTGTACTGAATTACAGCCAAATAAACCTACACCAATCATTCTACTTGGGAATGGCCTTGGAGAAAATTCAGAAGTATGGTGAATGGGTGACTACAGCAGTTTCGCTGGAAACTATAATGAAATCTTCTAAAAAATCTCTTCCCTAGTATGTGTCAGAGactgtagtgttggaaaggaccccaaggttcaaaacaaataaaatctgTATCAGGAATATGTATATCCCAGTCTCAGTTGTGAGTATTTTTTATAGCTTTGATGTTTTTGATTTTAACAGACCTGAAATTCTGCTGTCACGATACTAAAACTTGATCACGAA is from Lacerta agilis isolate rLacAgi1 chromosome 10, rLacAgi1.pri, whole genome shotgun sequence and encodes:
- the GOLT1B gene encoding vesicle transport protein GOT1B, whose protein sequence is MISLTDTQKIGMGLTGFGVFFLFFGMILFFDKALLAIGNVLFVAGLAFVIGLERTFRFFFQKHKVKATGFFLGGVLIVLIGWPLIGMVLEIYGFFLLFRGFFPVVVGFIRRVPVLGYLLNLPGISSLVDKVGESNSMV